The region CCTTGCTTGGTGGCGTATGCGACGCCGCCCGCCCCGCGCGTGACGACAACGTTCTCGACGCCCAAACGAACGAGCGCCTCCATCGCTTTGTGCACGCTGCAATGATCATTGCCCGCAAGCGCCATAGCCTCTGCTTCATTCGTCACAAGCCATGTCACGCCTGTTAAGTCGGCAGGCAGCCGTTTCACTTTCGGAACGGACACGGTCACGACACAAAGCAACACATCCTCTTGCCGGCACTGTTTGATCACCCACGAAAGGATATCCGCAGGGAAATTCGCATCAAGCACGACGGCGGTCATCGGGCCGAGTTCAGACCACCGCTGCTTTATCCACTCTTTTCCCACTGTATCATAAATCGCCATATCCGCCAAGGCGAGGACCATCTCGCCGCGTTCATCGAGCACTGCTGTATACGTCCCGGTGTTCGCTTTTGACGTTCGCACGATGTGCCGTGAATCCACGTACCGACTCGTCACGTCAATGAGCCACTGTCCGTCCTGGTCGTCGCCAACGGTGCTGACGAGCGAAACAGCTTGGCCGA is a window of Geobacillus kaustophilus DNA encoding:
- a CDS encoding carbohydrate kinase family protein is translated as MGKAASIVCIGGANVDRKARLLTPFRLGTSHPVATTQTAGGVARNIAENLGRLGQAVSLVSTVGDDQDGQWLIDVTSRYVDSRHIVRTSKANTGTYTAVLDERGEMVLALADMAIYDTVGKEWIKQRWSELGPMTAVVLDANFPADILSWVIKQCRQEDVLLCVVTVSVPKVKRLPADLTGVTWLVTNEAEAMALAGNDHCSVHKAMEALVRLGVENVVVTRGAGGVAYATKQGETGVIAAPKVAVTDATGAGDAFAAGFLYGVLGGYPLEAACRFGMSNAALTLQTAETVHPALNEYMLQAAYARYFREGGTK